A single window of Sneathiella limimaris DNA harbors:
- a CDS encoding SURF1 family protein, giving the protein MKKFSPGILPTLMTIPLVLILLGLSLWQINRYSWKVDLLDNLEQQLAEQPQQLPSVVDDIEEWNYRRVFLTGEFLHDKEIHLFAHAEKGLKGFQIITPFKRSDADTIVLVNRGWVPEYKKEADDRAEGNITGEIRISGIVRKPWEKSYSFLPESNAESNVWLYGELDAMAAHLNLTVEPVFVELDKMDVPGGFPKGGQTRITVPNNHVEYAITWFGLAVAMLVIYGLYGMRKAKNKTG; this is encoded by the coding sequence ATGAAAAAGTTTTCCCCCGGAATTTTGCCAACCCTGATGACCATTCCCCTGGTTTTGATTCTATTAGGGTTAAGTCTCTGGCAAATTAATCGTTATAGCTGGAAAGTAGACCTCCTCGATAATCTGGAGCAGCAGTTAGCGGAACAGCCGCAGCAACTGCCTTCTGTGGTCGATGATATCGAAGAATGGAATTATCGTCGGGTTTTCCTGACGGGTGAATTCCTGCATGACAAAGAAATTCATCTTTTTGCCCATGCCGAAAAGGGCCTTAAAGGCTTTCAGATCATTACGCCTTTCAAACGGTCTGATGCGGATACAATCGTGTTGGTAAATAGAGGTTGGGTGCCTGAATATAAGAAAGAAGCCGATGATCGAGCTGAGGGTAATATCACCGGCGAAATTCGAATCTCCGGTATTGTTCGGAAACCCTGGGAAAAGAGTTATTCGTTTTTGCCAGAAAGCAACGCTGAGAGTAATGTCTGGCTCTATGGTGAGCTGGATGCTATGGCAGCCCATCTGAATTTGACTGTTGAGCCAGTTTTTGTTGAACTGGATAAAATGGACGTCCCGGGAGGGTTTCCAAAGGGGGGGCAGACCCGAATTACGGTTCCAAATAATCACGTTGAATATGCGATCACATGGTTTGGTCTTGCGGTGGCCATGCTGGTTATTTACGGTTTGTACGGGATGCGTAAGGCTAAAAATAAAACTGGATAA
- a CDS encoding cytochrome c oxidase assembly protein produces MSSSSKTSRRMAIGLVVVVVGMLGLSYAAVPLYDLFCRVTGFGGTTQRADMGSDVILDKDITIDFDANTSRDMPWEFKPVERKVTLKIGQTGLAYYEAYNPTDKPITGTASFNVSPLKVGQYFTKIECFCFTEQTLQPGQRVDMPVTFYVDPAIQEDINTKEVETITLSYTFFVVESSASLEDEDKNKKLAENTSASVN; encoded by the coding sequence ATGAGTTCATCTTCCAAAACATCGCGTCGGATGGCAATTGGACTGGTTGTTGTTGTGGTCGGTATGCTGGGGCTTTCCTATGCAGCTGTTCCGCTTTATGACCTCTTTTGCCGTGTGACCGGATTTGGTGGAACAACTCAGCGGGCGGACATGGGCTCTGATGTGATTCTGGATAAGGACATCACTATCGATTTCGATGCCAACACATCACGGGATATGCCTTGGGAATTCAAGCCTGTCGAACGAAAAGTAACCCTGAAAATTGGACAGACTGGTCTGGCCTATTATGAGGCCTATAATCCAACTGATAAGCCGATCACGGGTACAGCATCTTTTAATGTGTCACCTTTGAAGGTGGGACAGTATTTTACCAAGATTGAGTGTTTCTGCTTCACAGAGCAGACGCTTCAACCAGGTCAACGTGTTGATATGCCGGTTACATTCTATGTTGATCCGGCGATTCAGGAAGATATCAACACGAAAGAAGTCGAAACGATTACGTTGTCTTACACTTTCTTTGTGGTTGAGAGTTCAGCCTCATTGGAAGATGAAGATAAAAACAAAAAACTGGCGGAAAATACTTCCGCTTCGGTTAACTGA
- a CDS encoding M16 family metallopeptidase → MTVEVTTLDNGLRVISDSMPHLETAAVGVWVDTGARHETPEQNGISHVLEHMAFKGTTTRSALDIAESIEAVGGHLNAYTSRDQTAYYARILDKDMDLAVDILSDILQNSTFDEQELSREKEVIVQEIGQTHDTPDDIIFDHLQETAYPDQALGRSILGTSEGVRGFSREKVSDYMSSRYLAPKMVLSASGSVNHDELVRIATEKFGALAVDGQSNMDAADYQGGDYREARDLEQVHFALTVPGVSYKDEDFYTSQILAGLLGGGMSSRLFQEVRERRGLCYSIFSFASSFADTGLFTVYAGTGPDQIGDLSRVVVDELLKATEAITEEEVIRAKAQHKAGLLMGQESPAARCEVHARQMLIYDRVISATEIAETIDAITAEQLRQVAERLFVGATPTIASMGPVKNLESYDRFAARFN, encoded by the coding sequence ATGACAGTAGAGGTAACAACGCTGGATAATGGTCTTCGGGTCATTTCCGACAGTATGCCCCATCTTGAAACCGCAGCAGTTGGTGTCTGGGTTGATACAGGGGCACGCCACGAAACACCGGAACAGAACGGCATCTCACATGTCCTGGAGCATATGGCCTTCAAGGGGACAACAACCCGCTCGGCACTCGATATTGCGGAGAGCATTGAGGCCGTTGGCGGCCATTTGAACGCTTATACCAGCCGCGACCAGACGGCTTACTACGCCCGCATTCTGGATAAGGATATGGACCTCGCCGTGGATATCCTGAGTGATATCCTGCAAAACTCCACCTTTGATGAGCAAGAACTCAGCCGTGAAAAAGAAGTGATTGTCCAGGAAATCGGGCAAACACATGATACGCCGGATGACATAATTTTTGATCATTTACAGGAAACAGCCTATCCGGATCAGGCGTTAGGTCGATCTATTCTCGGGACGTCAGAAGGTGTGCGGGGCTTCAGCCGGGAGAAAGTCTCGGACTATATGTCTTCCCGTTATTTGGCGCCTAAAATGGTATTGAGCGCTTCTGGGTCGGTCAACCATGATGAACTGGTTCGGATTGCGACTGAAAAGTTCGGCGCCCTTGCCGTTGATGGCCAATCGAATATGGATGCAGCAGATTATCAGGGCGGCGACTATCGGGAAGCCCGGGATCTGGAGCAGGTGCATTTCGCGCTAACGGTTCCAGGTGTTTCCTATAAGGATGAGGATTTCTATACCAGTCAGATCCTTGCAGGTTTGCTTGGCGGCGGTATGTCCTCCAGGTTGTTTCAAGAGGTTCGGGAACGCCGCGGTCTTTGCTACAGTATCTTTTCTTTTGCATCGTCTTTTGCGGATACGGGCCTTTTCACCGTTTATGCGGGGACCGGTCCAGATCAGATCGGTGACTTAAGCCGAGTTGTTGTTGATGAGCTTTTGAAAGCGACAGAAGCGATTACGGAAGAAGAAGTTATCCGGGCGAAAGCGCAGCATAAAGCCGGCTTGTTGATGGGGCAGGAAAGTCCTGCGGCCCGCTGTGAAGTTCATGCTCGGCAGATGTTGATTTATGATCGGGTTATTTCCGCGACTGAGATTGCAGAGACCATCGATGCAATTACGGCTGAACAGCTTCGGCAGGTTGCGGAAAGGCTTTTTGTGGGGGCAACACCTACCATCGCATCAATGGGACCTGTAAAAAATCTTGAAAGCTATGATCGGTTTGCGGCAAGATTTAACTAG
- a CDS encoding GNAT family N-acetyltransferase — MLLDSFWNRERNRTIDAERVYLRYPVLEDWRQWSTVREISRQHLVPWEPVWALDSLTRRNFRDRLRRYSADAKADNGYAFFIFRKSDDQLLGSITLSNIRRGVSQTGTMGYWTGLPFVRNGYMLEAVCALLPTLFEDYALRRIEAACLVENEPSANLLRKAGFTSEGLARQYLCINGIWQDHLLFAILKGDQIGQENSHNAALHKASGVTDLA; from the coding sequence ATGTTACTGGACAGTTTTTGGAACAGGGAACGCAACCGGACCATTGACGCGGAGAGGGTTTATCTCCGCTATCCCGTATTAGAAGACTGGCGACAGTGGTCTACGGTGCGAGAAATCAGTCGCCAGCATCTTGTCCCGTGGGAGCCGGTTTGGGCGCTTGATAGTTTGACCCGGCGAAATTTTCGCGATCGCTTGCGCCGTTATTCTGCAGATGCCAAAGCAGATAACGGCTACGCTTTCTTCATTTTTCGAAAATCTGATGACCAGCTTTTGGGGAGCATCACGCTCAGCAACATCCGGCGCGGTGTTTCCCAAACGGGTACAATGGGGTATTGGACAGGTCTGCCATTTGTTCGTAATGGATATATGCTGGAAGCAGTTTGCGCGCTTTTGCCCACTTTATTTGAGGATTATGCTCTCCGACGAATAGAAGCAGCTTGCCTTGTGGAGAATGAACCCAGTGCCAATTTGCTCAGGAAGGCTGGCTTCACCTCTGAAGGTCTGGCGCGGCAGTATCTATGCATTAATGGGATCTGGCAGGATCATCTGTTGTTTGCGATCTTGAAAGGTGATCAGATTGGGCAAGAGAATTCCCATAATGCCGCTCTTCACAAAGCGTCAGGCGTGACCGATCTCGCCTGA
- a CDS encoding cytochrome c oxidase subunit 3 yields MADAHAKKHDYHLVDPSPWPALASISAFVAAIGAVMWMHDKGYAVFTIGMILLCYTAFAWWRDVVKEGEHQGYHTPVVQLGLRYGMIMFIASEVMFFVAWFWAYFNAALFPTEAIGAVWPPEGIEVFDPWHLPFVNTLILLTSGTTVTWAHHALQHGDRKGLIQGLTLTVILGVVFSIVQGYEYSHAAFAFDETVYASTFYMATGFHGAHVIIGTIFLLVCLIRAAKGHFTANHHFGFEAAAWYWHFVDVVWLFLFVAIYWWGAA; encoded by the coding sequence ATGGCAGATGCTCACGCTAAAAAGCATGACTATCATCTCGTAGACCCAAGTCCATGGCCGGCTCTGGCGTCTATTTCTGCGTTCGTTGCAGCTATTGGTGCTGTTATGTGGATGCATGACAAAGGATATGCAGTTTTCACAATTGGCATGATCCTTCTTTGTTATACAGCCTTTGCCTGGTGGCGGGATGTTGTGAAAGAAGGCGAACATCAGGGTTATCATACACCGGTTGTTCAGCTAGGCCTTCGCTATGGCATGATCATGTTCATTGCCTCTGAAGTGATGTTCTTCGTTGCTTGGTTCTGGGCATATTTCAATGCTGCGTTATTCCCAACTGAGGCAATTGGTGCGGTTTGGCCGCCAGAAGGCATTGAGGTTTTTGATCCATGGCATTTGCCTTTTGTGAACACACTGATCCTGTTGACATCTGGTACAACAGTGACCTGGGCACATCACGCGCTTCAGCATGGTGATCGCAAAGGTCTTATCCAGGGTCTGACTTTGACAGTTATTCTGGGCGTTGTCTTCAGTATCGTTCAGGGATACGAGTACTCTCACGCGGCATTTGCGTTCGATGAAACTGTTTACGCTTCGACTTTCTACATGGCGACTGGTTTCCATGGTGCACATGTGATCATCGGAACCATCTTCTTGCTGGTTTGCTTGATCCGCGCAGCTAAAGGCCACTTTACCGCAAACCATCATTTTGGCTTCGAGGCTGCAGCTTGGTACTGGCACTTTGTGGACGTTGTTTGGCTGTTCCTTTTCGTTGCCATCTACTGGTGGGGTGCAGCGTAA
- a CDS encoding carboxypeptidase M32 has product MSAYEDLQNRFARMATLDGAVATLSWDYATMMPNGGAEARSDQMALLGVLKHEMQTAPELSDLLDEAEEDVRSLSNWQKANLQEMRRNWRHASAVDADLVEALSRATSECEMIWRSARQENRFSDLLPSLEEVVSLTQKLAAVKSEAFGLSPYDALLDQYEPGCTEQKIETLFSGLKAFLPNFLDQVLDKQDKDGTYIKPKGMYPIPNQKEVGLEFMTALGFDFNHGRLDISHHPFTGGIPDDVRLTTRYEEDDFTQSLMGTLHETGHALYEQHLPKEWRGQPVGDARGMALHESQSLLVEMQLSRSEPFLRYAYPILERAFGNGGDAWTFDNLKKLYHHVERGFIRVDADEVTYPLHIILRFDLERALLDGGLKVADLPGAWNDEMYKLLRVSPPTDSLGCMQDIHWPGGAIGYFPTYTLGALAAAQIFKAASDAIPDLDQQIEKGSFQPLMNWLKTNIHEKASSLTTDEILLEATGSELGSQAFIDHLISRYL; this is encoded by the coding sequence ATGTCTGCCTATGAAGATCTTCAAAACCGCTTTGCCCGGATGGCAACTCTTGACGGTGCCGTGGCAACATTGAGTTGGGACTACGCGACCATGATGCCAAACGGTGGGGCTGAGGCGCGATCTGACCAGATGGCGTTGCTTGGAGTGCTGAAACACGAAATGCAAACGGCTCCAGAACTATCGGATCTGCTCGATGAGGCTGAAGAAGACGTTCGCAGTCTTTCAAATTGGCAGAAGGCAAATTTACAGGAAATGCGGCGAAACTGGCGGCATGCTTCTGCTGTGGATGCTGACCTCGTGGAGGCTTTATCCCGCGCGACTTCCGAATGTGAGATGATTTGGCGAAGCGCTCGGCAAGAAAACAGGTTTTCAGACCTTTTACCTTCCTTGGAAGAGGTTGTTTCCTTAACTCAGAAACTGGCAGCGGTTAAATCTGAGGCCTTTGGCCTCAGCCCTTACGACGCGCTACTTGATCAGTATGAACCTGGATGCACAGAGCAAAAGATTGAAACTCTGTTTTCGGGTTTAAAAGCATTTTTGCCCAATTTTCTGGATCAGGTTCTGGACAAACAGGATAAAGACGGAACTTATATCAAGCCGAAAGGCATGTATCCCATTCCAAACCAGAAAGAGGTTGGACTGGAATTCATGACAGCCCTTGGCTTTGATTTTAATCATGGGCGGCTTGATATCAGCCATCACCCTTTTACGGGCGGGATCCCTGACGATGTGCGCCTGACAACCCGGTATGAGGAAGATGACTTTACCCAAAGCCTGATGGGTACACTTCACGAGACTGGACATGCCTTATATGAGCAGCATCTACCGAAAGAGTGGCGAGGACAACCGGTTGGGGATGCCCGGGGTATGGCATTGCACGAAAGCCAATCGCTCCTTGTAGAAATGCAGCTTTCCCGGAGCGAGCCTTTCCTCCGCTATGCTTATCCGATACTGGAAAGGGCTTTTGGAAATGGTGGCGACGCTTGGACATTTGATAATCTCAAGAAACTTTATCACCATGTAGAGCGAGGTTTTATTCGCGTTGATGCTGATGAAGTCACCTATCCCTTGCACATCATCTTACGATTTGATCTTGAGAGGGCGTTGCTGGATGGTGGGTTGAAGGTTGCGGATCTGCCAGGTGCCTGGAATGACGAAATGTATAAGTTGTTGAGGGTATCACCGCCTACAGATAGCCTTGGCTGCATGCAGGATATCCATTGGCCGGGTGGGGCAATTGGTTACTTCCCGACCTATACCCTTGGGGCGTTGGCTGCAGCACAGATTTTCAAGGCAGCGTCTGATGCAATTCCTGATCTGGATCAGCAAATTGAAAAGGGATCGTTCCAGCCATTGATGAATTGGCTGAAGACCAATATCCATGAAAAGGCTTCTTCGCTCACGACCGATGAAATTCTATTGGAGGCCACTGGCTCGGAGCTCGGCTCGCAAGCTTTCATCGATCATTTGATCAGCCGCTATCTGTAG
- the thrC gene encoding threonine synthase → MRYISTRGEAPSLNFEEVVLTGLARDGGLYVPETWPQLSHEEIRELAGKTYAEAAEIILYPFVEGSISREEFRAMTEKAYGAFSHKAVVPLSQLAENDFLMELYHGPTLAFKDVALQLLGLLYDHLLGKQGKKVTIVGATSGDTGSAAIEACRGRDAVDIFILHPKGRVSDVQRRQMTTVLDGNVHNIAIEGDFDDCQALVKAMFNDHDFRDQLAVSAVNSINWARVMAQIVYYFTTAVSLGGPDRPISFSVPSGNFGDVYAGFCAYKMGLPIEQLIVATNRNDILSRFFNQGSYRKEGVDPTISPSMDIQVSSNFERFLFDLCGRDASAVRGFMQQLDEDGGFEVDLKTLNKVIFAAGACSEEETLATIQKTLAESAKLVDPHTAVGLKVAADCRSDKTVPMVTLSTAHPAKFPAAVEKASGIYPELPAHMQDLFDRPERLDALPNDLETVQNYISGKARILNR, encoded by the coding sequence GTGCGATATATCAGTACGCGCGGTGAAGCGCCGTCGCTGAATTTTGAAGAGGTTGTATTGACCGGTCTGGCACGGGATGGTGGATTATATGTCCCAGAAACCTGGCCGCAATTATCTCATGAAGAAATCAGGGAATTGGCTGGTAAAACCTATGCTGAGGCCGCTGAGATTATTCTCTATCCTTTTGTCGAGGGAAGTATCTCTCGTGAAGAGTTTCGGGCTATGACAGAGAAAGCCTATGGTGCTTTCTCTCACAAAGCTGTCGTCCCTCTCTCGCAGCTCGCAGAAAATGATTTTCTGATGGAGCTGTATCACGGACCCACTCTGGCATTTAAGGATGTTGCCCTTCAGCTACTGGGGCTTTTATATGATCACCTGCTCGGAAAACAAGGCAAGAAGGTAACCATTGTTGGCGCGACCTCTGGTGATACCGGCTCTGCTGCGATTGAAGCTTGTCGGGGCCGGGATGCGGTTGACATTTTTATCCTTCATCCAAAGGGCCGGGTGTCAGATGTCCAGCGGCGACAAATGACAACAGTGCTGGATGGCAATGTCCATAATATTGCGATCGAAGGGGATTTTGATGATTGTCAGGCCTTGGTAAAGGCTATGTTTAACGATCATGATTTCCGCGACCAACTGGCAGTCTCAGCTGTTAATTCGATTAACTGGGCTCGGGTTATGGCTCAGATCGTATATTATTTCACGACTGCAGTCTCTTTAGGTGGGCCGGATCGTCCGATCTCTTTCTCGGTTCCAAGCGGGAACTTCGGGGATGTATATGCTGGATTCTGTGCCTATAAGATGGGATTACCCATCGAACAATTGATTGTTGCCACAAACCGTAACGATATTTTGTCCCGGTTCTTCAATCAGGGCAGTTATCGCAAAGAAGGGGTTGATCCAACAATTAGCCCCAGTATGGATATTCAAGTCTCCAGTAATTTTGAGCGGTTTTTGTTCGATCTGTGTGGTCGCGATGCCAGTGCGGTTCGCGGCTTTATGCAACAACTGGATGAGGATGGTGGGTTCGAAGTTGATCTTAAAACCCTCAATAAAGTCATCTTCGCTGCGGGTGCCTGTAGCGAGGAAGAAACCCTCGCGACGATCCAGAAAACATTGGCTGAAAGCGCAAAGCTGGTTGATCCACATACCGCAGTTGGTCTTAAGGTTGCAGCCGACTGTAGGTCTGATAAAACAGTGCCGATGGTGACCCTCTCAACGGCGCACCCGGCGAAATTCCCTGCAGCAGTCGAAAAAGCATCTGGTATCTATCCGGAGTTGCCAGCCCATATGCAGGATTTGTTTGATCGGCCTGAACGCCTTGATGCGTTGCCAAATGACTTGGAAACTGTACAAAATTACATATCTGGTAAAGCACGGATATTAAATCGTTAG
- a CDS encoding YqgE/AlgH family protein gives MNEDISKDMEPDKDGYLDGQILIAMPTMSDPRFEKSIILLCAHGEDGAMGIVLNKNLDTLSFEDLLDQLNISYEEYLGDLKVHFGGPVEAERGFLLHTTDHVHETSIMIDKDIALTATMDMLKSVAEGTGPQDCLLALGYSGWGPGQLEREIQENGWLVVDADTDLVFGKAVSCKWQNAIRKLGFDPSALSGEIGHA, from the coding sequence ATGAATGAAGACATCAGTAAAGATATGGAGCCAGATAAGGATGGTTATCTGGATGGTCAAATCCTGATCGCAATGCCGACCATGTCTGATCCCCGTTTTGAAAAATCGATTATCCTCCTATGTGCCCATGGTGAGGACGGCGCGATGGGAATCGTTCTGAACAAGAACCTGGACACGCTCTCCTTTGAGGACCTGCTGGACCAATTAAACATTTCCTATGAGGAATATCTTGGTGACCTTAAGGTGCATTTCGGCGGCCCAGTTGAGGCTGAGCGTGGTTTTCTACTTCACACGACCGATCATGTGCACGAAACCTCTATCATGATTGATAAGGATATCGCCCTGACCGCTACCATGGATATGTTAAAGTCTGTAGCAGAAGGAACTGGGCCGCAAGATTGCTTACTGGCACTTGGGTATTCTGGTTGGGGCCCCGGTCAGCTGGAACGGGAAATTCAGGAAAACGGTTGGCTAGTTGTTGATGCGGACACGGATCTGGTTTTTGGCAAAGCTGTCAGCTGTAAATGGCAAAATGCGATCCGGAAACTCGGGTTTGATCCAAGTGCGCTTTCAGGCGAGATCGGTCACGCCTGA
- a CDS encoding protein-disulfide reductase DsbD domain-containing protein translates to MKIKLGIFVLLLVLVSGLGPTSTVSADTSFTSEWIETDVSKTRLIAGQYADGEKNTLLLGLQIKLAAGWKTYWRSPGDSGIPPRFNWQGSENIERVSVKWPVPSAFDSFGYLTWGYEDEVVLPLIVKLKDSANPVQARLTVDYGVCEKICIPLTQEFALEIPAGASSGLDQSLLATAFLDKAPTSLKTSDLVTRFALSEAKSGQLQLQVTSTVPLKDPVLILEGEDGDFFTIEQTNIASDHKRADFLIKAEVVRKTPSLSGRYLFATFFDHGFAVEGIAKVN, encoded by the coding sequence ATGAAGATTAAACTTGGTATTTTTGTTCTACTTTTGGTGCTAGTCAGCGGTTTGGGACCGACCTCAACTGTTTCAGCGGACACCAGTTTTACAAGTGAATGGATTGAGACTGATGTCTCAAAAACCCGTTTGATAGCGGGTCAATATGCAGACGGTGAAAAGAATACTTTACTGCTGGGACTGCAGATAAAGTTGGCGGCGGGTTGGAAAACCTATTGGCGGAGCCCCGGCGATTCTGGCATCCCACCGAGGTTTAACTGGCAAGGGTCTGAAAATATCGAACGGGTTTCTGTAAAATGGCCTGTGCCGAGTGCTTTTGATAGTTTTGGTTATTTAACCTGGGGGTATGAAGACGAAGTTGTCCTGCCCCTGATCGTTAAGTTGAAGGACAGTGCCAATCCGGTTCAAGCGCGCCTGACAGTTGACTATGGTGTTTGCGAGAAAATCTGCATCCCACTGACCCAGGAATTTGCGTTGGAAATTCCGGCAGGAGCAAGTTCTGGTCTTGATCAATCTTTGCTGGCAACTGCATTTTTAGACAAAGCACCAACAAGCCTGAAGACTTCTGATCTGGTGACCCGGTTCGCTTTAAGTGAAGCGAAGAGTGGTCAGTTGCAATTACAGGTGACCTCAACCGTTCCATTAAAAGATCCGGTGTTGATTTTGGAGGGTGAGGATGGCGATTTCTTCACAATTGAGCAGACGAATATTGCGTCAGATCACAAACGTGCTGATTTTTTGATTAAGGCAGAAGTCGTTCGCAAGACCCCCTCTTTGAGCGGAAGGTACCTGTTTGCAACGTTTTTTGACCATGGTTTTGCCGTAGAAGGCATCGCAAAAGTGAATTAA
- a CDS encoding peroxiredoxin has protein sequence MTISIGDKIPAGELMEMTSSGPAKVSTADVFAGKKVALFAVPGAFTPTCSAKHLPGFVENLDALKSKGVDEVICLSVNDPFVMAAWGKAQEAGQVRMMADPDAALTKAMNVEFDASGAGLGVRSRRYSMLVDDGTVSQLNLEETGGFEVSDANTLLGQL, from the coding sequence ATGACAATCTCAATTGGCGACAAAATTCCAGCAGGGGAACTGATGGAAATGACTTCCAGCGGGCCGGCGAAAGTCTCTACTGCTGACGTTTTTGCTGGGAAGAAAGTGGCTCTTTTTGCAGTGCCAGGCGCCTTTACACCAACTTGCTCAGCCAAACATCTTCCAGGATTTGTTGAAAATCTGGATGCGTTGAAGTCAAAAGGCGTAGATGAAGTGATTTGTCTGTCTGTAAATGATCCATTTGTTATGGCAGCTTGGGGTAAGGCTCAAGAGGCTGGTCAGGTTCGTATGATGGCAGACCCAGACGCTGCACTGACGAAAGCCATGAATGTGGAATTTGATGCGTCTGGTGCTGGACTTGGCGTTCGTTCACGTCGGTATTCCATGCTGGTGGATGATGGAACCGTAAGCCAGCTCAACCTGGAAGAAACAGGTGGTTTCGAAGTATCTGATGCAAATACACTGCTTGGTCAACTCTAA
- a CDS encoding DUF983 domain-containing protein, whose protein sequence is MSSTPSKEVFSPFLTGITCKCPACGKGKLFSGYIDVQPVCSECGQDLKSIDSGDGPAVFVIFIVGFVVIALCFWVQLAFRPPFWLQLLIWIPAILGLSLGLLKPLKGVMIALHYKHITSQQEAENQADETQADKETPDT, encoded by the coding sequence TTGTCTTCTACGCCATCAAAAGAAGTTTTTTCCCCTTTCCTCACCGGCATTACCTGCAAATGTCCGGCTTGTGGAAAGGGGAAATTGTTTTCCGGCTATATCGATGTACAGCCGGTCTGTAGTGAATGCGGTCAGGATCTTAAATCGATTGATAGCGGTGATGGTCCGGCCGTTTTTGTTATTTTTATAGTCGGCTTTGTGGTCATTGCTTTGTGCTTTTGGGTGCAACTTGCGTTCAGACCGCCATTTTGGCTGCAGCTTTTAATATGGATTCCTGCAATTCTTGGCCTATCTTTGGGTTTACTGAAACCCTTGAAAGGCGTGATGATTGCGCTCCACTACAAACATATTACCAGCCAGCAAGAGGCCGAGAACCAGGCCGATGAAACGCAAGCAGATAAAGAAACCCCTGACACATGA
- a CDS encoding DUF2970 domain-containing protein, whose translation MDREEERKRLKTRNYVVGGILAAIVILFYLITLVKLEVGVI comes from the coding sequence ATGGATCGGGAAGAAGAGAGAAAACGCCTGAAAACCCGGAACTATGTCGTCGGTGGAATTTTAGCGGCGATCGTTATTCTGTTTTACCTGATTACTCTAGTGAAGCTGGAGGTGGGTGTCATATGA
- the rnhA gene encoding ribonuclease HI, which produces MTDKSVTIYTDGACSGNPGPGGWGALMEYQGKEKELFGGEAETTNNRMELSAAINALNALKRASTVELYTDSTYVRDGITKWMANWKKNGWKTAAKKPVKNQDLWEELDTAINRHKINWHWVKGHAGHPGNERADELANKGMEDFKSK; this is translated from the coding sequence GTGACTGACAAAAGCGTGACGATTTATACCGATGGAGCTTGTTCCGGGAACCCTGGTCCTGGTGGTTGGGGCGCCTTGATGGAATATCAGGGTAAAGAAAAAGAACTTTTCGGCGGGGAAGCGGAAACCACCAATAATCGCATGGAGTTAAGCGCTGCAATCAACGCACTCAACGCGTTGAAACGGGCCAGCACGGTCGAGCTTTATACCGACAGCACTTATGTGCGCGACGGCATTACCAAATGGATGGCCAACTGGAAGAAAAACGGCTGGAAAACGGCGGCGAAAAAGCCTGTCAAAAATCAGGATCTTTGGGAAGAACTGGATACAGCTATCAATCGTCACAAGATTAACTGGCATTGGGTCAAAGGGCATGCGGGCCATCCTGGAAATGAACGGGCCGATGAGCTTGCTAATAAAGGGATGGAAGATTTTAAATCAAAATAA